Genomic DNA from Panthera leo isolate Ple1 chromosome A1, P.leo_Ple1_pat1.1, whole genome shotgun sequence:
CTGCAGGGCTCATTAATGATACAGATTACCAGGATTCTGCTTTGCAAATTGCAAGCCCAGTAGGTCTGGAATTTGAAACTGTAACTGGGGGCCAGGGGTGCAAGAGCCAAACAGATGAGGTTCTGCTGCTCACGGTTCACAAAATCcaatggcagagagaggagggatggtgaaacaggaaaggaatttatttcagcaaGGCCAACACCGGAAAGATCTCAAAGATTGTCTCCAAAGTGCTAGAAATACTTGTAGGTTTATATAAGGGAAATGTGGGACAGAGGTGGGTGGGTCTCCACAGGTGGGCAGTGCAGGTCAGGTGTATCTTTGTCTTGGGATCAGTCACTtggggtcttgctggctcaggcCAGTCCTAATTGCTTGAGCCGGTAGTTGGGTTCCCGTAGGGGCTGCTTTGCTCTCAGGGTCTTTTGCCAGAGTTAAGAGGTAAGCTGgagatttcactcacatgtggaattttagaaataaaacagatgaaaataagggagggaaaaaggaagagagagagagagagagagagagagagaagcaaaccgtaagagagtcttaactatacagaacaaactgagggttgatggaggaatgggggggggggatgggctaaatgggtgacggccACTAAGGAcaatacttgttgggatgagcactgggtgttacatgtaagtgatgaatcactaaattctactcctgaaaccaatactacactatatgctaacgaaCTGGagtttaaacaaaaatttcagaggtgcctggtggcttcGTTggctaagggtccaacttcggctcaggtcatgatctcacagtttgtgagttcaagcctcgtgtcgggctctgtactaacagctcggagcctggagcctgcttcagatgctgtgactccctgtctcctctgtctctcccttgtttgtgcactctctctctctctctctcaaaaataaatacacattaaaacaatttttttaaataaacaaaactttgcGAAAAAATATAAGCTGGAAAGATCTTAATTAGGAAGTAGAGATGGAGGTCAGAATGGAAGTAGTTCTAAGTCCTCCTTCTTCAggaaatttacaatttttaaaatagctccGTGTGATTTTATCTTCAGATGAATTGGAAAATACTCCGCATGAGTGTTTGGCTGATCACAAGTGACACTGCATGTGAGACTGTCAAAGGAAAAATTGCACGGGACACAGGTAAACAGGCAAGACTTGGTTCAAGACTGTGATGACAGGGGAGAGAAGCCAGAACTCAGTGTGAACTCAGCGTGACccaaaaggcagaaggaaacaaCTGGAGGGCTTGACAGAGGCTGATCCAGGAGATGTGTCGAGCACATTGAGTTTGCAAATGGTTTTCTCCGTGATTAAGCCacctgtgtttgctaattggcaCCCACCAATTAGCAAGTTAGGCTCTACCTTCCCACAGAGACTGGCAAACGCAAACACAGGTGCCATCTTCCTGgctgattacatttcaaagggatgcCTCCTAATCTTTGAGCAAGACattcctgggttgtaaaactggCTGGAGGCTCCGAGAAGATTTACATGTCaatgggacagagaaagaatttataacGATGAGTTTTCTGAAGTAAAAACTCTGGGAAAAAGGAGGTCAGTTTCAAGAGTCAGGAAGAAGCCTGGGCTGGGGTTTCGTCAAGCTGACGCAAACGTTAAAGCTGTCCTGATCAAAGGTAAGTACCATTAATACTAAGGCCGCTATCTGTAGGGTGGATTCCACCTGatagagaatgaaaaggaaaatcaattgTTAGGGAAAGAAAACTCAACTTCCTGACCTACTATGGGGAACTGGAGAGTGCGGGGTACAGAAGAATGGACGGTCTATGACTTAGACCTGGGAGAATGCAGATACGCGGATAGATCCAGCTGGCAAGCAGCAAGCCTGTGGTGCCAAACGCCCCCAGGGACCTTGGTAAAGCATAAGTCAGGCTTCTTCGGTAGAAACAGCACCCTTGTAGACAGTCCCAGCAATGGATGAGAGGTAAGACAACCCGCAGGGCTGTGGGAGCCGCCTCTGGAGCTTGGTCCTTTCTGAGAGAGAACACTGCAGAGCAGCCTGGGATATGCAATTTGCGATTAGCATCCCATGTTGACCTCACCTGAGTCACGCATCCATAAACGGCACCCTGTGTATACAACCAAGTATTTCAGAGCAAATTGTAGGCATGTTAGCAGCTGGGTTTTATGGACACCGGATGCCTTCCCTTTTGCCCATGTTGTACTAGAAATGTGTCAGAAAACTTGAGTGAGGAAGCCAGGGCTTTTAGAGCACCCTGAGGAACTATCTGCACAAAGAGGTGACACTGAACCCACAAGAGTGGATGGGATTTTCACAATGTTACTGGGGACATATGACATTCACGTGTCTTACTTTTTGTCAAGGGATTATGTGTAATGGGGGAACAATGGGGGTCTAAGAATGCAGACTCTTAAAgagaagtggggtgcctgggtggctcactgggtttagcgtccgactcttggttttggctcaggtcatgatctcacggttcctgagttcgagccccgcatcaggctctgtgctgacagcaaggagcctgcttaagattctctctccctctctccttctctctctctgcccctcctctgttcacgctctcttgctcactctcaaaaataaaataaacatttaaaaagagagtgagagagagaagtggatggTCCCAGGGTGGTCTGCTCCAGCAAAGTCTATGATGCTAAGAATGGTTAGAAGTTAGGTATGATTTGTTCATGGAACTCCTGGCAGATAAAAGCATTGGTCAGGTGGTCTGGGGGGAGGCAGATATGGGATTTTGGAGTGAGGGGTAAAAAAAGAAGCCAGGAGAGTGGATGGCTTTTGCAGGAAACCTggctttgaaagaaagaaggatgtaGTGAGAGAGCCAGAAAGTCCCAGGATTAGGTTACCGGAGATATATCATACTAATGTGTTCTCTTTCGGTCCCAGTTCCTTCGTTTAGTGATTGGAAATGAATGAACAATCAGAGAAGAGTGTCACGCAAGAGGGACACACAGGTCAAAGCTCTCCTGAGAAAGACTGTCAGATCGGACAAAAGCAGCTGGTATGGCAAGTGGATATTAGGGTTTCATGGTATTTGGAGAGGTCTCAGCTCGGGGATCTCGGAGGTGAGCCTGGTCTTGGGTGGAAGGTGGGTCCCGTCAGGATTTCACAGGAAGGTTCTCTGCTCCTCCATACGGGTGGGgcttttcccccatttctttctgctctctgAGGGGCTGGTCTCACTTCACGTAcctcctctctgccactcacctCCCTTGATTTACAACCCAATGTTCTGTGCAATAAAATCCTGCCccttggagaaaaatatttgcagagaCTATAGTccagtgtttttatttaacaAGCCCTAAGGTTTTTTTTTGCCCCCTATTACCTGCTGGTCATGATTCTAAAACTTGGTACATATTAATTCATCAAACTTGTATCACAGGGTACTATCGTGACCCCGTTTTGCAAAGGGAATCagtgaggcttagagaagtgGGAGCTTGTTCAGTGCACACCCCTGACAAGTGGCCAAGGTTTGAACTTGCGTCTCGTGTCTGTGTTCTTACACTTTTGTCATGGAACTGACAATGACAGTAGACGATATGAAGTTGTCTTTATTTCACAGCCATACCTAAATACAGAATTGTTTCATACAGTCTAGTTTGTAAAACaaacccatacacacacaccaaaatgaaaatttaaagaaacatggggcacctgggtggctcagtgggttaagcatccaactttggctcaggtcatgatctcgtggtttgtgtaTTCAAGCCCTAtggcaggctgtgcactgaccgtgttgtgtctgcttgggattctctctctctctctctctctctctctctctctctctacctctccctttccctctccctctccctctccctctccctctttctctgctcttcccctgcttgtgctctctcctttctctcaaagtagtaaataaataaacttaaaaaataacccagaaaatttaaaggaacatatttatattattttagacaAACTGGACTATTATTATAAGCTAAATCAACTGCAGACAAGGCTGAAGTTGTTACTGACTTGTTACGTTGAAATCCACACTTTGAAAGTTTCCCTTTTGTTTCCAGGTGTGGTATTTCATCTCTGTATGACAGCCTGTGTGTTTTGGGGCCAATGAGATTATATTCTTCTGAAATCCTTCAGAATAGCATTCCCTTCCCTAGTGACCTATGTGCCACATTTTTGAAATAAGGTGTCAGGATTTATTGAAGAAGCATCTTTGTTCCTTGTCTTTCTCAATTGGGCTCCAtttcttttccatctgtaaaTGTCCCCAGATGGAGTCTTTTGAAAATCTCCACTAACACTCTAGAAAGCCATGCGAGGAAGATTTTCTTCCTCAAATCTGGCTCTTACTGAGAGTGGATCCTTCAGGTGGGTGCACACTGCCTTGAAGTGATCCAACAACATGATTGTTGTGAAACATATTCCAgaacacggggtggggggggggaggatggggctGTGTGCACTTTGGGGTCCCATTGTGGTTTGAGACCCTTCACCTTGAGTTTCTGCAGCCAAGAGTTGCAGAAGggctctcttccctttttccctccctccataAAATGCTAATTCTGACTTTCATCCCCATCAGATTTGAGAAGCCAACTGGTATTTTCCAGGTGTAAAAGGAATTCTGTTCCTGCTGGGTTGTTTtctatggttttccttttttaattataTGAGTTTTTTACTGTGGATTTCTTCATTCAGAAAGAATGACCTAACGTGAGGAAATTTACACGTGAGGACATTTATATCATCTTTAGAGACTGAAtcaaataaaactgtttctttcTCTAGGTAAAACATCTGTGCTTTCATGATATTATGGCGGAAGTTTATTTTGATACAACATAAAACAACTCTCAAATTCTTACtactaatacattttatttgttttgtagcAACAGATAGAGCGGCAGTTAAAATGCTTGGCATTTCAAAACCCTGGACCACAGGTAGCGGACTTTAATCCTGAAACAaggcagcagaaaaagaaagctcGGATGTCAAAGATGAATGagtatttttctgtaaaatacaaGTAAGATCATGATTTATTGTATTTGATTTGCAGGATTGTAACATGCCTGAATTCTCCCGGACAAAGCAAAGATTGCctcttctttatgttttaaaaatatcttttcttggggcgcctgggtggctcagtcggttgagcatccgacttcagctcaggtcacgatctcacggtccgtgagttcgagccccgcgtcaggctctgggctgatggctcagagcctggagcctgcttctgattctgtgtctccctctctctctgcccctcccccattcatgctctgtctctctctctgtctcaaaaataaataaacattaaaaaaaattaaaaaaaatatcttttctcaagTGCAGTATTGCCCCACGTATTTGGAAGTTAGCAACTTCAAGAAATAGACAATAATCCCAGACTAGTAATCAGTTTTTTAAAGGTACCAGAAACCCTTGGATTAGAGTAATAGCTTTAGTAAGAAAGATGATTAAAAGTAAGAAAGATGTAgggtccagctttggctcaggtcatggtctcacggttggggggttcaagccccgtgtcaggccttgtgctgacggatcggagcctggagcctgcttcggattctgtgtctccctctccctctctctcaaaaataaacattaaaaattttttgaaaacttaaaaatttatgcCCATTAAAATACGCCTTAAAAATAGTGAAAGACAAACCACAGGATAGGAGAAGTTATTTATAATTTGGAAGGTCAGTATCCAGAGTTTATAtaagtcaataagaaaaagataaacatctAAAGAGAGAAATGAACCAAACAATGAAGAAAAGGCTAATGAACATTCAGGATACAGAACCTCATCAGTACAGCAGAGAGGTTCCAGAGAGAGGCAGCATTTAGTCTGACAATACCAATGttgatgaattttgtttttttatgttaaatcttttttaacatttatttatgtttgagagatagagcacgagtgcgggaggggcagagagagaaggaaacatggaATCCTAAggagggtctaggctctgagtgccgggctcgaacccacaaaccatgaaatcatgacctgagctgaagtcggacgcttaaccaactgagccacccagggccccttaattttttttaatgtttatttatttttgagagagagagacagagagtgatcggggaaggggcagagagagagagagagagagggaatctgaagcaggttccagactctgagctgtcagcatggagcccaacatgggggtcaaactcacgagccacgagatcaggaccagagccgaagtcggacaccgaagcgactgagccacccaggcgccccagatgcccaatgtggggcttgaattcacgaccccaagatcaagaattgcatactgtaccgactgagccaactcAAGACCCCAAGGGATTGTTATTACTTAAAGCTGTGGTTCCTCTTGGAGGGCCGGGTTGAGGGATGCTGTGGGCGGGCCATGGAGAAGACCTCAGTGCCATAATACTCTTTTATCAAGCTGGGCAGTGGGCAAGTAGAGATTTGGTTTATTCTTCTTCTTTACCTGTGCATTTATGTTttgcacactttattttttaagttcatttatttatttaaaagtaatcccattgggcgcctgggtggctcagtcagttaagcatccgagtcttgattttagctcaggtcatgatctcacggttcgtggaatcaagccccacgtcagactctgtgctgagtgtggagccttcttgagattctctttctccctgtctctctctgtcctgccctggCTCGCGCATGTGCTTGcgtgctctcaaaaaataaatatataaacatttaaaataatctttgccacccaacatggtgctcaaactcatgaccccaagatcaagagctcttctaactgagccagcctggcacccctgTTTTGCACACTTTTGTATGTCTGATATTTGAGAGTTTTATAAAAGAAAGCATCAGATGAACAGGAAACTATAAAATCTGTGTGTTGGTATCAGAGTTAAGGCAAAGGAATATTTTTGGGTTAAGGCAAGGTGACAAGGACAAGATCTGGTATGTGCTCTCTGGTGGCTTCATGACCACGGTTTccatattggattttttttttattaatttattttttaatgtttagttttgaaagagagagagagagagagagcatgagtaggggaggggcaaagagagaagggagacacagaatctgaagcaggctccaggctctgagctattagcacagagctcaatatgggacttgaacccatggaccgtgagatcatgacctgagccaaagtcagactcttaactgactgagccacccaggcgcccccatattagATTTTAAATCTCCTGGTCTGCTGGCACCTGAATTTCCTGGTGGACATGGGAGGGGGTGGTCTGTGCATCCCACAGACAAAGCACTCCAGATGTAAATCCTCTTTGGAAGGTATTCCCGATAAAGTGAGAAAATCGGGCAGCAAGTTTCCATAGTGatccccagcctcccctgctttgttaggagagggaggaagaagaaacagcGTTACTCAGCTGAACCGGAAGAGAGGAGATTCTGTGCCTGTTTCAGGATAAAGGGAACAGAAAAGTGGACAGTCTCACCACACCAGCTTAGGGCCAGCCCTTGTTAATTTTTTACTTCCAATTGTTAATAAGGGATACAAGCTATATAGAGGCACTTTTGTCACACTGAGGCTTTCATGCGGCTCACTTTTGAAGGGTTTATTTCAGAAGGGCTCTGTTTGGAGAGGATGGCAGAATTCTTGTGGAAGCTTTTGCCTCCTGGACATGTTGCAGGGGCTGACAGAGAAAGTGTGGGCACTTAGAGCAGGGTGTGGGCTCCACTGCTCGCCTCGGGTACAGAACTAATTGCCTTCACTTAGCTCATGACGGATCCTACCACCTTGatcacctgctctctctccttccactgggtaagaaacaaaatcagaaaggaagggaagcaagggTACCTGGAGACTGTTAGGTAGCAAAGGACTGTTAGcgcgtgtgtgtgtctttcttctTAATGATGATGGCGTAGTAATGCACAGTTCTAATATTTATCTcgagttattaaaaatataactgtattCACTGtagtgctttaaaaaaagtttatatattttgacagagagtgcatgtgcatgcgcaagtgggagaggggcaggcagagagagggggagacagagagagaatcccacgcaggctctacgctgtcaacccagagtccgacgcggggctcgaactcaccaactgtgagatcatggcctgagcagaaaccaagagtcagatgctcaaccgactgagccacccaggtgcccctccctctagtgttttttttttttttttaagaaagaaaaaaagagtgcaaTTTTTCAGGGAAAACTTCATCAAGGATGATTacagttttgaagaaaaattggGGGCATTCGTAGGAAGAAGCTTTTATTCAGCTGTTCTTTCTCATTTGCTTCGGTGGAATATTCTGTTCCCCAGCATGCTGGGAAAACAAAGTGACTAGCCTGGCCGTGTTGGGAATCCGTGGCATGTTGGCTGAATTTCCCCAAACACCACTGCCATATCACATTCTGGAGCGTGGCTGGGTAATCTTGAGGATGACATTTGCTCAGAATAGACAGGCTGTATTTATGAAGTGAGCTGCATAGTCCTTCATTCTCCGTGCTGAGGAAACCGGGACTGTCGTCTGCTTTCTCGGCAGGGTCAGGAAGAAGTACGACAAAAGTGGCCGGCTGATCTGTAACGACGCCGATCTGTGTGATTGCCTGGAGAAGAATTGTCTGGGCTGCTTCTACCCTTGTCCCAAGTGCAACTCCAACAAGTGTGGGCCCGAGTGCCGGTGCAACCGTCGGTGGGTCTATGATGCCATTGTCACCGAATCTGGGGAGGTGGTCAGCACACTGCCATACCCCGTTCCTGACTAGGAGCTGTTCCCTGGGAacagctttgtttcttctttctgtttcttcttgacaGTGAAGCCAACCTCTTTCTCATGGGTGGATTTTAGGGCTTGGGGGAAATGCTGGGAGAAGATGCTGAAGGTTCATGTTCTCTGAAACTGTAGAACAATGTAGAATGGGCAGTCGCTCCAATGCCTTCACTCGTGACCAAAGGGTGACAGTGCATGGTCTCAGCATCGCCTCCCTCGAACACCTCCGTCTCTGCCCTCAAGTCAAAAATGTCTTTCGTCTTTACTGGTACCTGAGAAGATGTAGTTTTAAGATGTTCAGAACTCTGTAGCTGAGAGCTCTCCTTACAGAGAACATACAATCATAAGTTTGTAAGAGCTAGCTACCCTTGCAACCTTACACACCACAAGTTCCAAGTCCGACTCACTTcttgaattaaaaatacaccCCCACACTCTGTGACTTTGCACTgtattgtcttgttttttatatgttgataacattaaaattaaatttggtaaTACCTGGcagtatttttatgaaaaatttgtattttatttgcaaacTTGAGAAATTGGGATGACAGTATCCTACACGCCAGTGGTTGACTTTTTCTTTGCAATTCAGGATCAGTATTTCAAGATTCTTTTCAAAAGGAGGAAACAAGTTATGTAAAAGTGTGTTGTTGTAGGTTAGTTGACTAAGTAGACgtgatttttttcaattctgaTACATTGTAGAAGGTTATACAGACCTTTGAGCTGAGCCTTCTTtggatttgcttttatttttttaattaattcctttttatttgggagaaagagcatgggtgggggaggggcagagggaaaaagagagaaagaggaagagagagaatctcaagcaggttccaagctcagcatggagcccaaggcggggctccatcccgtgaaccatgagatcatgacctgaactgaaatcaagagtcagatgcttaactgaccgagccacccaggcgcccctgggtctgCTTTTGTAACAGAATCCTGTTTACCGTAAGTCAGGGGTCTCATACTTCAGAGTGCAACAGAACCACTTGGAAGACATTTACATCATTGATTTTGCTGTCCCCCACCAAGAGTTTTGGATGCCTTAGGTCTGGGGCAGGGCTCAAGAATTCGCATTTCCAAGGTGATGCTGCTGGTGTGTGCATTTCACCTGTAGAACCATTAATTCAAGTTATATGAACAATATAATATATGGAAGCCTTTAAATAGagtaatgtataattttttaaaaaaagatttagtatcggggcgcctgggtggctcagtcagttgtgtccaacttcagctcaggtcatgatctcgcggtctgtgagtttgagccccgcatcgggctctgtgctgacagctcggagcctggaacctgcttcagattctgtgtctccctctctctctgcccctctcccactcacactctgtctctatctctcaaaaataaataaatgtaaaaaaaaattagtatttgatTTTAGAATAAACTTGAAATGTTATAAACAAGAGTTTTCagggtttatttttccttctttatcagTGTCCCAAGCACATGTGCCAGGGAAGGTTCTGAATGATTCTCGACTTGTTACTTGACAGTATGTTTTGGGACTAAATtaacaaaaatcctaaaagttATGCTATGACTATGGTATTCCTGTGTACGTGGCCTGAGAACTTACTCTGTTTTCCACATAATTTCCTGGGTTTTCCAGATTCAACTCCCTTTTACTGAGCCTCTACTTAACATTTGTGAGCCACACGTGATGCTAAGTGCATCCACTTCATCACCTTGAACCGTCACCATCCTGTGAAGAAGGCGTGAAACCCAGTGACCCAGGTCTGATCCTTTGAAATGCTCACCAGCCACCTGCCAGTCAAAGGAGTGGGGGGAGCTGTTTtgtctgtttatattttgttttgttttgagaatattGTTTTGCAAATGGCTGACCAAATGGATTAtcttattattgattttagaatcatatggttttaaatttgaaaaggaatCTTCTATGTTGTCCAGCTAGTGAATTGTTCAACAAATAACCAAGAGGTTGTCCTGTGCTGGGGAACTGGGCTAGGCAGAGATCCAGCTGTGAGCATAGGCCAGTGGGTTCCTGTCTTCAAGGGGATTTTGGACTAAAACCTGTCttgctgttgttttatttttacgaGCGAGGAAATTTAGCCCCAATGAGATCAAATGACTCAGTTAAGGACACACAGAAGACCTGGCCACTCTTGGTATTTTTGAACCCCAGTAGTAGGTCAGTCTTCTTTCCATGAAACCAAGCATTTCCCTGGTTTGCCTGATCATGAAATTCCTTCAAATGCTTTTAATAATACTCATTCTGAGCCCTACCCTAAACCTCAGGAATCAGAGCCTCCAAGGAGGGGGCCTGGAAatccatacttttt
This window encodes:
- the ARL14EPL gene encoding ARL14 effector protein-like, giving the protein MNEQSEKSVTQEGHTGQSSPEKDCQIGQKQLQQIERQLKCLAFQNPGPQVADFNPETRQQKKKARMSKMNEYFSVKYKVRKKYDKSGRLICNDADLCDCLEKNCLGCFYPCPKCNSNKCGPECRCNRRWVYDAIVTESGEVVSTLPYPVPD